Proteins encoded within one genomic window of Manis pentadactyla isolate mManPen7 chromosome 4, mManPen7.hap1, whole genome shotgun sequence:
- the FZD2 gene encoding frizzled-2: protein MRPRSALPRLLLPLLLLPAAAPAQFHGEKGISIPDHGFCQPISIPLCTDIAYNQTIMPNLLGHTNQEDAGLEVHQFYPLVKVQCSPELRFFLCSMYAPVCTVLEQAIPPCRSICERARQGCEALMNKFGFQWPERLRCEHFPRHGAEQICVGQNHSEDGAPALLTTAPPPGLQPGAGTPGGPGGGGLPPRYATLEHPFHCPRVLKVPSYLSYKFLGERDCAAPCEPARPDGSMFFSQEETRFARLWILTWSVLCCASTFFTVTTYLVDMQRFRYPERPIIFLSGCYTMVSVAYIAGFVLQERVVCNERFSEDGYRTVVQGTKKEGCTILFMMLYFFSMASSIWWVILSLTWFLAAGMKWGHEAIEANSQYFHLAAWAVPAVKTITILAMGQIDGDLLSGVCFVGLNSLDPLRGFVLAPLFVYLFIGTSFLLAGFVSLFRIRTIMKHDGTKTEKLERLMVRIGVFSVLYTVPATIVIACYFYEQAFREHWERSWVSQHCKSLAIPCPAHYTPRMSPDFTVYMIKYLMTLIVGITSGFWIWSGKTLHSWRKFYTRLTNSRHGETTV from the coding sequence ATGCGGCCCCGCAGCGCCCTGCCCCGCCTGCTGCTGCCGCTGCTGCTGCTGCCCGCCGCCGCGCCCGCGCAGTTTCACGGGGAGAAGGGCATCTCCATCCCGGACCACGGCTTCTGCCAGCCTATCTCCATCCCACTGTGCACCGACATCGCCTACAACCAGACCATCATGCCCAACCTTCTGGGCCACACGAACCAGGAAGACGCGGGCCTGGAGGTGCACCAGTTCTACCCATTGGTGAAGGTGCAGTGCTCGCCCGAACTGCGATTCTTCTTGTGCTCCATGTACGCGCCCGTGTGCACGGTGCTGGAGCAGGCCATCCCGCCGTGCCGTTCCATCTGCGAGCGCGCGCGCCAGGGCTGCGAGGCGCTCATGAACAAGTTCGGTTTCCAGTGGCCCGAGCGCCTGCGCTGCGAGCACTTCCCGCGCCACGGCGCGGAGCAGATCTGCGTGGGCCAGAACCACTCGGAGGACGGCGCGCCCGCGCTGCTCACCACAGCGCCGCCGCCCGGTCTCCAGCCGGGTGCGGGCACTCCGGGCGGCCCGGGCGGCGGCGGCTTGCCCCCGCGTTACGCCACTCTGGAGCACCCGTTCCACTGCCCGCGTGTCCTCAAGGTACCATCCTATCTCAGCTACAAGTTCCTGGGGGAGCGCGACTGCGCGGCGCCCTGCGAGCCAGCGCGGCCCGACGGCTCCATGTTCTTCTCGCAGGAGGAGACGCGCTTCGCACGCCTTTGGATCCTCACCTGGTCGGTACTGTGCTGCGCTTCCACCTTCTTCACCGTCACCACGTACCTGGTGGACATGCAGCGCTTCCGCTACCCCGAGCGGCCCATCATCTTTCTGTCCGGCTGCTACACTATGGTTTCGGTGGCCTACATCGCAGGTTTCGTGCTCCAGGAACGCGTGGTGTGCAACGAGCGCTTTTCCGAGGACGGCTACCGCACAGTGGTGCAGGGCACCAAGAAGGAGGGCTGCACCATCCTGTTCATGATGCTGTACTTCTTTAGCATGGCCAGTTCCATCTGGTGGGTCATCCTGTCGCTCACATGGTTTCTGGCGGCGGGCATGAAATGGGGCCACGAGGCCATCGAGGCCAACTCGCAGTACTTCCACTTGGCGGCGTGGGCCGTGCCGGCGGTCAAGACCATCACTATCCTGGCCATGGGCCAGATTGACGGCGACCTGCTGAGCGGCGTGTGCTTCGTGGGCCTCAACAGCCTGGACCCGCTGCGCGGCTTCGTTTTGGCGCCGCTCTTCGTGTACCTGTTCATAGGCAcgtccttcctcctggctggttTCGTGTCACTCTTCCGCATCCGTACCATCATGAAGCACGACGGCACCAAGACGGAGAAGCTGGAGCGGCTCATGGTGCGCATCGGCGTCTTCTCAGTGCTTTACACGGTGCCCGCCACCATCGTcatcgcctgctacttctatgaGCAGGCCTTCCGAGAGCACTGGGAGCGCTCGTGGGTGAGCCAGCACTGCAAGAGCCTGGCCATCCCGTGCCCGGCGCACTACACGCCGCGCATGTCGCCCGACTTCACTGTCTATATGATCAAATACCTCATGACACTCATCGTGGGCATCACGTCTGGCTTCTGGATCTGGTCCGGCAAGACGCTGCACTCGTGGAGGAAGTTCTACACCCGCCTCACCAACAGCCGGCACGGCGAGACCACCGTGTGA